ATCCAGTAGTTCTCGACGGTCGACGCATAGGCGACGTCGGCTCCGTCGATACTCATCAGGGTGCGCCGGGCCCGGACGCTGAGCGGGTGATAACCGATCGATTCTTCTAACTGATCCCCACTGATCGGTCGTTGGAAGAAGTGGAGGTTGCGAAGTCGGGCGGCCGAGTCGTAGTCCGAGGCGGCGGCCAAAGGGCGAAACGTGACGTTTTGAAGTCGTGTGTCCATGAATACTGAAGAGGAGGTCGTGTCGAAAAACGCCCGACCCTTCAGGGCGCCGTCCTCAGCGCAAGGTCGGGGAGGGGACGGGAGCGTTGACGTTCGCCATAGAGGTCGCCTCCTGGGCCCGTGACGGGCCTAAGCACCGATGATACCTGTCACGCACGGCCGGACCGCGAGCCCGGTCGGGCCGGACCTTTCGAAGGCGCGGTCTTGAACCAGAACACGGTCGATTGTCGGCGCAGTGAGGCGCCGCACGGAGTCGGGCCGACGGTCAACGGCAGGTTGACGGTCCCCGGATCCAGCCGCTTGACGCCTGGGCCGTACTCAGACCCTCTCACGACGCTCTGGGCTTCTGGCGGCCAAGTCACTACGACCGGCCTGTGGGTGGCAAGGAACGTGAGGATCGGCACGATCGCCAAAGTCGCGGACATCGTACATCCGGTGACGCGCAAAGCCCGCCCGAAGTTCCAGGACCGGTACGACGCCCCCGTGCCGGGTGGGGACGCATCCTTCAACGTCGTGCCACGTATTCTCCTGAGGGCCCTTAGGTAGACTCGAACGTAGTCCGTTCGGATGCCGGACAGGGCCGGAACACTGCGATGAAACTCAAGACGCCAGGCAAGGTCCTGATCTTCCTCATGGTCCTCGTCGCCGCCGTTTTCGGCACCATGAAGTACCAAGAGACGCAAGGCGGGGCGAAGTCAGGGCCGGGATCGAACACGGCCGGCTTCGGCACCGTCAAGGTCGATGGCGAGCAAGGCATCCTGAACCGTCCGCTCCGTGTCGGGGTCGTCACGTGGCCCGGCTATATGGGCGGCGTGACCGCCAACAACGGGTTCGCCCCCAACAAAGACTGCATCTATTGGCGGAACCACAAACTCCTTGTGGAATTCAAACTGATGGAAGACGTCGACGTCCGCGCCAAAGCGTTCGCTAACGGCGACGTCGACGTCGTCTGGTCCACGGTGGACTTCCTCGCGAACGAAGGCCCCGGCTTCCGAAAGGGCGGGACGCCCGCCAAGGCCGTCATGCAGGTCGACTGGTCGCGCGGCGGCGACGCCATCGTCGTCGACGGCAGCATCAACCGGATCGAAGACCTGCGCGGAAAGAAGATCAGTCTGGCGCTGTTCACGCCGTCGCACTGGCTCCTTGTCTCGATGCTCCGGAACTCGAGCCTCGAAGACGCCGAGCAGACGAAGATCATCAAGAACCTGGTCGGGAAGAACGCGTCGCCTGACGCCCGCGCCGACTTCGTCGCCGGGAAAGTCGACGCGGCCGTCGTATGGGAGCCCGACGTCGCCGAAGCGCTCGCCAAGCGGCCCGGCTCGAAGATCCTCGTTTCGTCCAAGACCGCCGCGAACCTGATCGCCGACCTCATGATCGCGCGGCAGGAGTTCATCGACAAGCATCCGGACGTCATCCGGGCGTTCATCCAAGGTTGGATGGAAGGCACGGAGGACGCCAACAGGAACCTGGACAAGGTCGTCCAGCTGATGATGGACAACATGCCGCTCTATAAAGACCTCGGCCCCGAGACCTCGAGGGACAACGTCACGACCGTCAAGTGGGCCGACCTTGCCGACAACGCCAAGATGTTCGGTCTCGACGGCTCCGAGCCCCTGTTCGACAGGATCTTCAAAGACGCGAGCGACGCCTGGGTCAAGTTCGGCTATATCGGGCAGCGCATGTCTCCGGCCGACGCGAAAAGCGACCAGATGCTGAGGCAGATCTTCGCCTCGATCCCCAGCGCAGAACGGTCCGTGACTCCGAAAGAAGAGTTCCCGGTCTCGAAGCCGCCGACCACCACCGATCATAAGCCCCTCTCGACCAAGCCGATCGCGCTTTACTTCCAAACCGGAAGCTCACAGCTCGACGACAACGCCAAACAACTGCTCGATTCGGTCGCCACGACCGCCCACGAGTTCTCGAACGCCTACATCGGCGTCGAGGGGAACACCGACAACGTCGGGAACGCGGGACAGAACGTCGCGCTCAGCGAAAAGCGCGCCGCCTCCGTCGTCCGTTACCTCGTCGGCAAGTACGGCTTCGACCGCAACAGGTTCATCCCCAAGGGGAACGGCCCGTACAAGCCCGTCGCCGACAACGGCTCGTCCGAAGGCCGCGCCCGCAACCGCCGCACGGACGTCGTCCTGATCAAACGCTGACATGCAGGTCCGGGGGAAGCTCTCACCGCAGTCCGACTTCGCCCTCGGCCTTACGGGGATCTTCGTCGTGGTCGCCGTGTGGTGCGCCATCACCTATTCGGGAGCGGTGAAGCCGCTGTTCCTCCCCTCGCCGACCCTCATCTGGGAGGGCGCGGGCGAGTTCGCGAAGCAAGGATGGTTGGTCGACGCGGTCAAGAACAGCACCGTCCGCGTCCTCTTGAGCCTTCTCCTCGTGACGGCGATCGGAGTCCCCATCGGCGTCTTGATGGGCGCGTTCCCTCAAGTCGACGCCGTCCTCAGGAAGATCGTCAGTGCGGGTAAGAGCGTCCCCACGACGGGCCTCGTCGGCCTCGTCGTCCTGTGGTTCTCGGTGGAGGAGAAGGCGAAGATCGTCTTCCTCTTCCTCGGCGCGATCTTCTACATGATCGTGCTCGTCAAGAACGCCGCCGCCTCCGTGAGAGAGGACTATGTCCGCGTCGCGCTCGACATGGGCGCGAACCAGACGCAAGTCTTGACCAAGGTGCTGGTGCCAGGCGCCTTGCCCCAGATCTGGGAAGCCGTCGCCGTCTGCAACGGCATCATGTGGACGTACATCGTCCTCGCCGAATACATCAACAGCAACGTCGAACAGATCGGCCTCGGCTACCTGCTCAACATCGGGAGCCGGACACAGGACTCGGGCAAGGTCTTCGCCACATTGATCCTGATCGGGCTCGTCTCCACCGCGACCGACTGGATCATGCAGACGGTCAAGAAGAGGTTCTTCGCATGGTAGACCCCCAGTTCGGTCCGGACACCCGACCGCCCGCCATCGACTTCCGCAGCGTCTCCAAGTCCTTCACCGTGAAGAACAACAAGGACACGGAAGTCCTCCACGTCGTCGACGACATGTCCTTCGTCGTCCCCGACAAGCCCGACGGCGAGTTCGTCGCGCTCCTCGGCCCTTCGGGCTGTGGCAAGAGCACGATCCTTGGCATGCTCGCCGGACTGACGAAGCCCGACAAAGGCGAGGTCCACATCTTCGGCAAAAAGGTCGAAGACCTCAGCCCCGACGCCGTCACCGTGCCCCAGTCGTACACCTGCTTCCCGTGGCTCAGCGCGCTCGGCAACGTCGAGTTCGGGCTCAAGCTGAACCCGGCGACGCGCGCGGACGCGACCGAGGTCGCGACGACGTACCTTCAAAAGGTCGGACTCGGCGACCGCCTCCACGCGATGCCCTCCGAACTCTCGGGAGGCATGCAACAGCGGGTGGCGATCGCCCGCGCCCTCGCCGTCAAGCCCAAAGTGCTCCTCATGGACGAGCCGTTCGGCGCCCTCGACGCCAACATCCGGACGGACATGCAAGCCATGCTCCTCAGCCTCTGGGCCGAGGAAAAGAACACGGTGGTGTTCATCACCCACGACATCACGGAAGCCATCCTCCTCGCCGACCGGATCCTCGTCCTTTCGACCAAGCCCGCCCACATCATCCAGGACGTGAACGTCCCCTTCCCGCGGCCAAGGCCGTCGAACGTCGCCTTCGACCCGCACTTCATCGCCCTCAGCCAGTCGCTGCTCGGACTGCTGAAGACGACGCCGGGCACGGGCGGTCAGGTCCGCGTCACGGTCTGAGCGGAGCGGCCCCTACACCCAACCCCGGGTGTGGCACGCTTCGGCGACCCGCTGCACGGAGACCGTGTACGCCGCCAGGCGCGTGTGCATCGAACCGCTCTCGCGCACGCTGTGCACCGAATGGAACGCCTCGGTCATGATCGCGTCCAGCTTGCCGTAGACCTTCGCCCGGTCCCACTTGTCGAGCGCCGCGTTCTGCACCTGCTCCATCCAGGACACCGTCACCCCGCCCGCGTTGCAGAGGAAGTCCGGGATCACGTAGACCCCGCGTTCGTACAGGATCTTGTCGGCTTCCGGGGACGTCGGCCCGTTGGCCAGTTCCGCCGAGACCTGGCACCGCAATCGACCCGCGTTCTCGGCGGTGATCACGTTCTCCAGCGCGCTTGGCAGCAGCACGGTGACGTCCAGCTCCAGCAGCTCTTCGTTCGTGACCGGCGTCGTGCCGGGGAAGCCGACGACCGAACCCGTCGCGTTCTTGTAAGCGACCAAGTCCTTGTAACACAGCCCGTCCGGACTGAAGACGCCTCCTTTCGAGTCGCTCGCCGCGACCACCGTCGTGCCGAACATCTCCTCCAGCAGCCTGTGCGCGTGCTGGCCGGCGTTGCCGTAACCTTGGACCGCGGCCGTCGCCTGGCCGAGGTCGCAACCCGCCGTCGCCGCCCATTCGCGCAGCGTATACATGCCGCCGCGGGCGGTGGCGTCGTCCCGACCGGCGATCCCGCCGACGTTCAACGGCTTGCCCGTGATGACCCCCGACTGGTGCTTGCCGTGGATGGCTTCGTATTCGTCCATCATCCACGCCATGATCTGCGGGTCGGTGTAGACGTCCGGTGCGGGGACGTCGCGCTCCGGGCCGACGACGTTGCTGATCTGTCGGATGAAGCCGCGCGCGAGGCGCTCTTTCTCGCCCGCCGACATCGCCTTGGGGTCGCAGACCACGCCGCCTTTTCCGCCCCCGAGCGGGATGTCGACCGCGGCCGTCTTCCACGTCATCCACGCGGCGAGGGCGCGGACGGTGTCGACCGTCTCTTCCGGATGCCAACGGATCCCGCCCTTGGCCGGCCCGCGCGCGTCGTTGTACTGGACGCGGAAGCCTTGGAAGGTCTTGACCCGGCCGTCGTCCATCCGGACGGGGATGCGCACCCAGTATTCGCGCATCGGCCACCGGAGGAATTCGTGGGTGGAGGGGTCGAGGTTGAGACGCGCAGCAGCCTCATCGAGTTGCGCTTGCGCCGTTGCAAACGGGTTCGACATACGCCCCGGTTTTACCCCTGTCGCGCGGCCGGTGAACGTGGGGTTTTTGGGAAGCTTTGGGGGAGTTCGGGGGTTCGGACGGATCGAATTGGTTCGGGGGTTCGGGTTGCTCCGGTGGTTCGGGTGTGCATGAGGTCCTCCCCTGATTGCGGATGCCTTGTGCCGCCATCGGGGGAGGTGCCCGCAGGGCGGAGGGGGTAGAGGGGGCATTCGGACATCCGAGTGGTACGGCCGTTCGGACAATTCAGCGTGCATGAGGTCCTCCCCTGATCGCGGATGGTTCGTGCCGCCATCGGGGGAGGTGCCCGCAGGGCGGAGCGGGTAGAGGGGACCGTTCGGACATACGAGTGGTACGGCCGTTCGGACAAATCAGCGTGCATGAGGTCCTCCCCTGATCGCGGATGGCTTGTGCCGCCATCGGGGGAGGTGCCCGTAGGGCGGAGGGGGTTCCCCCTGAGACGCGCCCCCTCCGTCAAGCGGCACGATCCCTCCGCTTGCCACCTCCCCCGCTGTCCCGCACGGGCATCGGGAAAGCAGGGGAGGACCTTGTTCGGGACGACTCTTAGCAGATCCTCCTGATCGCGGAGCGTCCGTGACGCCATCGGACAACGTCCCGCCCCCGCTCCCCCGTCGTCCCGAGCGGAGCCGAGGGACCTCCCTCTTGACCGTCGACGCCCCACCACCGCTCTCACGTCGTCCCGAGCGAAGCCGAGGGACCTCCCTCCCGACCACCGACAGCCCACCCCCGCTCCCACGCCGTCCCGAGCGGAGCCGGGGGACCTCCCTTCCGACGTACAACGTCCCGCCTCTGCTCGCACGTCATCCCGAGCGAAGCCGAGGGGCCACCTTCCCGACCTCCGACAGCCCACCCCCACTCTCCCGTCGTCCCAAGCAGAGCCGCAGGCCCTCCCTCCCGACCGCCGACCCCCCGCCCCTGCTCGCACGTCATCCCGAGCGGGGCCGAGGGACCTCCCTTCCGACGGACNNNNNNNNNNNNNNNNNNNNNNNNNNNNNNNNNNNNNNNNNNNNNNNNNNNNNNNNNNNNNNNNNNNNNNNNNNNNNNNNNNNNNNNNNNNNNNNNNNNNNNNNNNNNNNNNNNNNNNNNNNNNNNNNNNNNNNNNNNNNNNNNNNNNNGAGTCGAGGGACCTCCCTTCCGACCACCAACGCCCCACTCCCGATACCACGTCGTCCCGAGCGGAGCCGAGGGACCTCCCTCCCGACCACCGGTCAGGAACGGCGCTGCGCCAAGAGCCCCGAAAAACCTCGCAACCCTCTCGAACCGGTTGAACCTGAAACCCTCAAGAAGGCGCAAAACCTCACAACGGCCTTCAGCTTTCGACCCGGAGTGCCGAAACCGGGAAGCGACATTCCGCACACCGGCCAGGGACGCTTTCTCGGTGCCACTGGGCGTGCGTCGGGCGGCATGAGCGCGAAGCCGATTACCCGCATTATCGATTATTTGCAAAAAGGTGTCCTTCACCCTTTTATCCTAACAGTCGCCCCGGCTAGACTTGGCTTGTGGCGGCAAAGGGCACAAAGACGGTCGAATCGGCCCGCCGCGTCTACGCGCACTTGCGCAACAAGTTTCCCTGGCAGGTCGAGGACTCCTTGACCTATGGCGAGCTCGCGCAGGAGGTCGGCGGCATCGCTCGCGGGATGGGCGCGCCGCTCGCCGTCATCCAGGAGGAGTGCCGGCGAAAGGGCTGGCCGACGTTCACCGTGTTCGTCGTCCGCAAGTCGGACGGTCTGCCCGGTGGAGGGTGCTCGGCATCGACGCCCGAGTCCTTCCGCGCGACTCTGGCCGACGTCCGACGGCGGGAATGGCCGAAGGAAGCCTGGTGGTGACCGTATCCTTGCGGACAATGGATGGGTTTCGGCGAGACTTGTCGAATGGTCGGCCACGCTCGATCTGGGCTGGGCACCCACGAAGGCATTGACCCGCGGAACCCAAGGCCTCACTAGCGAAAAGCCGACCATGATGGTGATTCCTGATTCATACTGCAAGAAGCAGCCGTCCGGGGCCGAGATCAACCAGGTGGCGAATCTGAACAAGGGCGCCGCGATCAACATGGAAGATGTCGATCACCTGCTTCGGCTCGACAAGAACATGACCCGTCCGCTTGCGCTTAGCGCGGCCTTCAACAACCCGGAGTACGCAAAGGTGCTGAAGCAGGCGAACACCGTGCCATTCGGTCGACAAATACAACGCCTGGAATTCGTCTTTCGGGAAAGCCAACCATGCAGACCATAAGAGACCTGGATCGCCCCCAGTGGCACATTAGCAGTCCGCTTCACAACAAACTCGCGGAAGAGGATCGTCCCGTGCATGCTTGGTATCGATTTGTTCTGAGTTTCCCACCCCATCTAGTTCGCCAATACCTGACGACTTTCAGAGTCACGCCAGGCGATGTAGTCCTCGACCCCTTCTGTGGGACTGGAACAACAATCGTGGAATGCAAAAAGCAGGGAATCAGCGCAATTGGATTTGAGGCCAATCCGATGGCCGCGCTCGCAAGCCGAGTTAAAACAAACTGGACACTGTGGGGGCCCGAGCTGGAGCGCGTAGCGGAATGGGCGGCTGGAAAAGCCCGTGAAGAAATCGAAGCTACAATGTCAAGGATTTGTGGGCTAGATTTCTCCAGTGTCCGTGAGCAGTTAGACATCTATGGCATGATTAGTCTCGACGAGCCAGCGCAGAGGCTCCTGCTGGCCGATTCGATCAGCCCCAAGCCACTATACCGGGCCCTAATACTGCATCGCTGGATCGGTAGGGCGGCGTCCGAGTTTGTTGAAGCACTTCAATTGGCACTCGCATGGACCCTTGTTGTGCATTCTGGCAACATTCGGTTTGGCCCAGAAGTGGGCATCACCAAGCCAAAGGACGATAGCGACGTTGCAACCCTCTGGCTTGAGCAATGCAGGCGAATGGCAACAGACCTAGCGTTGTTCTCGGATCGACAGCACATTCCCACGCAGCTGATCCAAGCAGATTCCCGCGACGTGTCGCAACTGGAGGATAAGTCGATCTCTGCCGTCTTCACGTCCCCGCCCTATCCAAACGAGAAGGACTACACACGAACTACGCGTCTCGAGTCAGTGATTCTTGGACTGATCAAGAGCAAGGCCGATCTTCGAGCTCTGAAGGAAGGCTTGCTCCGATCCAACACGCGGAATGTTTACGTGGCGGATAAGGACGACACGTTCGTGGCTGATGTGCCCGAAATCCAGCGAATCGCGCGAGAG
This genomic window from Armatimonadota bacterium contains:
- a CDS encoding OmpA family protein; translated protein: MKLKTPGKVLIFLMVLVAAVFGTMKYQETQGGAKSGPGSNTAGFGTVKVDGEQGILNRPLRVGVVTWPGYMGGVTANNGFAPNKDCIYWRNHKLLVEFKLMEDVDVRAKAFANGDVDVVWSTVDFLANEGPGFRKGGTPAKAVMQVDWSRGGDAIVVDGSINRIEDLRGKKISLALFTPSHWLLVSMLRNSSLEDAEQTKIIKNLVGKNASPDARADFVAGKVDAAVVWEPDVAEALAKRPGSKILVSSKTAANLIADLMIARQEFIDKHPDVIRAFIQGWMEGTEDANRNLDKVVQLMMDNMPLYKDLGPETSRDNVTTVKWADLADNAKMFGLDGSEPLFDRIFKDASDAWVKFGYIGQRMSPADAKSDQMLRQIFASIPSAERSVTPKEEFPVSKPPTTTDHKPLSTKPIALYFQTGSSQLDDNAKQLLDSVATTAHEFSNAYIGVEGNTDNVGNAGQNVALSEKRAASVVRYLVGKYGFDRNRFIPKGNGPYKPVADNGSSEGRARNRRTDVVLIKR
- a CDS encoding ABC transporter permease subunit, translated to MQVRGKLSPQSDFALGLTGIFVVVAVWCAITYSGAVKPLFLPSPTLIWEGAGEFAKQGWLVDAVKNSTVRVLLSLLLVTAIGVPIGVLMGAFPQVDAVLRKIVSAGKSVPTTGLVGLVVLWFSVEEKAKIVFLFLGAIFYMIVLVKNAAASVREDYVRVALDMGANQTQVLTKVLVPGALPQIWEAVAVCNGIMWTYIVLAEYINSNVEQIGLGYLLNIGSRTQDSGKVFATLILIGLVSTATDWIMQTVKKRFFAW
- a CDS encoding ABC transporter ATP-binding protein, producing MVDPQFGPDTRPPAIDFRSVSKSFTVKNNKDTEVLHVVDDMSFVVPDKPDGEFVALLGPSGCGKSTILGMLAGLTKPDKGEVHIFGKKVEDLSPDAVTVPQSYTCFPWLSALGNVEFGLKLNPATRADATEVATTYLQKVGLGDRLHAMPSELSGGMQQRVAIARALAVKPKVLLMDEPFGALDANIRTDMQAMLLSLWAEEKNTVVFITHDITEAILLADRILVLSTKPAHIIQDVNVPFPRPRPSNVAFDPHFIALSQSLLGLLKTTPGTGGQVRVTV
- a CDS encoding Glu/Leu/Phe/Val dehydrogenase; the protein is MSNPFATAQAQLDEAAARLNLDPSTHEFLRWPMREYWVRIPVRMDDGRVKTFQGFRVQYNDARGPAKGGIRWHPEETVDTVRALAAWMTWKTAAVDIPLGGGKGGVVCDPKAMSAGEKERLARGFIRQISNVVGPERDVPAPDVYTDPQIMAWMMDEYEAIHGKHQSGVITGKPLNVGGIAGRDDATARGGMYTLREWAATAGCDLGQATAAVQGYGNAGQHAHRLLEEMFGTTVVAASDSKGGVFSPDGLCYKDLVAYKNATGSVVGFPGTTPVTNEELLELDVTVLLPSALENVITAENAGRLRCQVSAELANGPTSPEADKILYERGVYVIPDFLCNAGGVTVSWMEQVQNAALDKWDRAKVYGKLDAIMTEAFHSVHSVRESGSMHTRLAAYTVSVQRVAEACHTRGWV
- a CDS encoding DNA methyltransferase → MQTIRDLDRPQWHISSPLHNKLAEEDRPVHAWYRFVLSFPPHLVRQYLTTFRVTPGDVVLDPFCGTGTTIVECKKQGISAIGFEANPMAALASRVKTNWTLWGPELERVAEWAAGKAREEIEATMSRICGLDFSSVREQLDIYGMISLDEPAQRLLLADSISPKPLYRALILHRWIGRAASEFVEALQLALAWTLVVHSGNIRFGPEVGITKPKDDSDVATLWLEQCRRMATDLALFSDRQHIPTQLIQADSRDVSQLEDKSISAVFTSPPYPNEKDYTRTTRLESVILGLIKSKADLRALKEGLLRSNTRNVYVADKDDTFVADVPEIQRIAREIEARRLEMGKDSGFERLYHRVTKLYFGGMARHLQSLQPKLKPGAMLGYVVGDQASYLQIQIKTGQLLAEIAERQGYEVVSIDLFRTRMATATKQQLREEVVVLRWSG